One window of the Periophthalmus magnuspinnatus isolate fPerMag1 chromosome 6, fPerMag1.2.pri, whole genome shotgun sequence genome contains the following:
- the cfap161 gene encoding cilia- and flagella-associated protein 161, with the protein MARFRTRRAKVGNWYEDLCLEEDTLKEFVEKKERGELAVQKTQLLKEHILKPVSLSVSRDGGVHFGDTVMLVNIGSAERQCSAVSLNAEVSRLTQKPTPGLLPPCEVSAGPALQPCIRTAFVITSVDGSSDGTNLHYEQSFALRTTSGFAGGFFLTSDICTFQKCAKKSRLQEVSLEMQGSFLSWWKVVHFDPQERLEHEGLPVPANAKVLIVHCKTNRALAVLGDHVLWTMYGTEFELTAHTFLDSHKAEADNNHWWICTSDPGQEGLVLFNHPSDQQPPGQPALNDQQPAPSEGGLQ; encoded by the exons ATGGCTCGGTTCAGGACACGCCGTGCGAAGGTCGGGAACTGGTACGAGGACCTGTGTCTGGAGGAG GATACTTTGAAAGAGTTTGTAGAGAAAAAGGAGCGGGGAGAGCTAGCTGTGCAGAAAACCCAACTACTAAAGGAACACATTCTCAAACCG gtgtctctgtctgtgtccagAGATGGCGGGGTGCACTTCGGGGACACGGTGATGCTGGTGAACATTGGCAGTGCAGAGAGACAGTGCAGTGCAGTGAGTCTAAACGCAGAGGTGTCCCGGCTGACCCAAAAGCCCACCCCAGGTCTGCTGCCCCCCTGTGAGGTCAGCGCAGGCCCAGCACTACAGCCCTGCATACGCACTGCTTTTGTCATAACCAG TGTGGATGGAAGTTCTGATGGCACAAATCTTCACTATGAGCAAAGCTTTGCCCTGAGAACCACCAGCGGTTTTGCAGGAGGA TTTTTTCTAACCAGTGACATCTGCACTTTTCAAAAG TGTGCAAAGAAGTCTCGCCTTCAGGAGGTGAGCCTGGAGATGCAGGGGTCGTTTCTGTCGTGGTGGAAGGTTGTACACTTTGACCCTCAGGAGCGGCTGGAGCATGAGGGCTTGCCTGTCCCT GCGAACGCTAAGGTGTTAATCGTCCACTGTAAGACAAACCGGGCACTGGCAGTTCTGGGAGACCATGTGCTTTG GACCATGTATGGGACAGAGTTTGAGCTGACAGCACACACTTTCCTTGACTCTCACAAAGCTGAAGCGGACAACAACCACTGGTGGATCTGTACCTCTGACCCGGGACAGGAAGGGCTGGTGCTGTTCAACCACCCCAGTGATCAACAACCACCCGGACAACCTGCTCTGAACGACCAACAACCTGCCCCAAGTGAGGGAGGGCTCCAGTAG